CGTCCTCGACGAACTGACACAGACACGCACCGAGGACGCCGCCACCCACATCGGCGAGGGGAAGGTTACGGAGCTGGCTCGCCTGGTCCGCCGGACGGGCGCCGACACCGTGATTTTCGACAACCGGCTCGGGCCCTACCAGATCTACAACATCGGCCAGGAGATGCCCGAGGACGTCGAGGTGATCGACCGCTTCACCCTGATCCTCGACATCTTCGGCCAGCGGGCCCAGACCCGCAAGGCCCAACTCCAGGTCGAGCTCGCCGAGCTTCGCTACGAGCTGCCCCGCGTGGACGCGAAGGTCAGCCTCTCGAAACGCGAGGAACACCCCGGGTTCATGGGGCTCGGCGAGTACGACGAGTCGCGCGAGCGCGACATCAAGTCCCAGATCAGCCGGATCAAGGAGGAGCTGGCCTCGATCGCGAAGACCGAGGAACAGCGGAGGGAGGAGCGCCGCCAGTCGGGGTTCGACCTCGTGGCGCTGGCGGGCTACACGAACGCCGGCAAGTCGACCCTGCTCAGACAGCTCGCGGAGGACCTCGCGGTCGACGAGAACGAGGAGCTCCACCCGGACCTCGACACCACCGCCGAATCGGAGGACCGACTGTTCACCACGTTGGGGACGACCACCCGGCGCGCGGACATGGAACGGGACGTTCTACTCACGGACACGGTGGGGTTCATCAGCGACCTGCCCCACTGGCTGGTCGAGTCCTTCCGGTCGACGCTCGACGAGGTCTACCGGGCGGACCTCGTGTTGCTGGTCGTCGACGTCAACGAGCCCGTCGAGGAGATCCGCGAGAAGCTCGTGACCTGCCACGACACGCTCTACGAGCGAAACGAGGCGCCCATCGTGACGGTGTTGAACAAGACCGACGCCGTGAGCGACGAGGAGCTCGCGGAGAAACGCGAGGCGCTGTCGGCGCTCGCGCCGAACCCCGTCGCCGTCAGCGGGAAGGAGGGGCTGAACGTCGCGGCGCTCGAACAGCGGATCGCGGAGGAGCTGCCGCCGCTGCAGGACGAGCGGCTCGTCCTGCCGATGACCGAGGACACGATGAGCGTCGTCTCGTGGCTCCACGACAACGCCCGCGTCGAGGACGTGACCTACGACGCCGACCAGGTCCTCGTGGAGTTCTCGGCCCGGCCGGACGTGATCGAGCGCTCGCGGGCGAAGGCGGGCGAGCTGTCGATGCCCGAGTCGGCCTGAGTCGGACGTCGATATTCGGGATTGCGCCGCCGTCGTTCTACTCGAGTACCCGTTTCTCCTTCTCGACGACCCGAACGTCCGAGATCCGCGTTCCCGGGTACTGACCTTCCTCGTCCTTCTCGGCGGCCTTCACCATGTCCCAGACGACGTTCAGCCCCGTCGTCACCCCTTCGAGAGCCTCCATCTCGCAGCCGGTCTTCCCGGTGGTCTCGACGCCGACCTCCAGTTCGACGCGGTCCTCGCCGACCTCGAACTCGGTATCGATGTTCGTGATCGGGATCTGGTGGCACATCGGGATCGTCTCCCAGGTGTGTTTGACCGCCTGAATTGCGCCCACGCGAGCCGTCGCGAGCACGTCGCCCTTCTTCGTGTCGTTCTCGCGGATCGCCTCGATCGTCGACTCACTTAGGTGGATCTCCCCGGCGGCGACCGCCCGGCGGGCTGTGTCGGGCTTCGCGCCGACGTCGACCATCCGGGCCTCGCCCGACTCGTCGACGTGGGTCAGATCGCGTTCTTCGTCAGGGTCACTCATCGCTCCCCCCAGATGACGCCGGGAAGCTCGTCGAGCAGGTCGGAAGCCAGCAGGCCGCCCCCCTTCTCGAGACGCTCCGCGGCCCGGCCGTTCGCGTAGGCGGCCGCAGCGGCGGCGTCGAGCGGGTCGCGCTCCCCCATGAACGCGGCGGTGATCCCCGCGAGGGTGTCGCCGGTCCCGCCGACGACCATCCCGGGGGTGCCCCGCGTCGAGATCCGGGTGCGTTCGCCGTCCGAGACGACGTCGGCCTCGGCCTTCGCCATCACCACGTGGCCGAGGTCGGCGGCGAACGCCTCGATCTCGTCGGCCCCTGCCTCCAGATCGTCGAGCTCGGGCCCGCCCATCCCCGCCAGCTCCTTGCGGTTGGGCGTACAGACTAGCGTCGCGTCGGTGTCGACCTCGGGGACGATCGAGAGCGCGTCGGCGTCGACGACCATCGGCCCCTCGAACTCCTCGAGGAACGTTCGCGCCGCGTCGAGGGTCTCGTCCGCGGTGCCCAGACCCGGGCCGAGCACGACCACGTCGTCGTGTTTCGTGGCCGTTTCGATTAGGTCGTCGACCTCGTCGGGGGAGAGTCGGTCGCTGTCGTAGGCCTGAACGATCAGGTCCTCGGCGTAGCCCGCGAGGACGTCGCCGATGGAGTCGGGACAGGCGAGAAAGGACAGCTCCGCGCCCGCGCGAAGCGCCGCCTGTGCCGAGAGGGCGGGCGCGCCCGTGTAGGGACCGCCGCCGATGACGAACACCCGGGTCCCCGCGTCGGGAGCCGGCGTGCCGAGCTCGAGGTCGCCCGGTCCGACGTAGCGCTCGGCGGCCGCGGGGATGCCGATGTCCTCGACCCGGACCTCGCAGTCGAGCTCCGCCAGTCCCAGTTTCCCGTCGTGGAAGGTGACGACGCGATCGGCCTCGACGGCGCTCTCCGGCACGTCGCCCGTGTCGGCGTCCACCCCCGAGGGGACGTCCACCGAGACGACCGTCGCGTCGCAGGCGTTGATCGCGCGGGCCGCGCTCGCCTCGGGCTCGCGCAGCTCGCCGCTGATCCCCGTCCCGAGCATGGCGTCGACGACCACGTCGGGCTCGCCCAGTTCGAGGACGGCCGAGTCGGTGACGCTTTCGCAGGGGTAGCCCGCCTCCTCGAGGGCCTCCCAGTTCTCGCGGGCGATGTCGGTCGAGATGGCTTCGGGCCGCCCCAGCAGCTGGATCGAGAGGTCGTACCCGTCGAGGAATCGGGCGGCGACCAGCGCGTCCCCGCCGTTGTTCCCCCGGCCGGCGACGATCGTGACCGAATCGCCCTCGCTCGCCACCTCGCGGACGACGCGGGCGACGGCGTTGCCGCTCGATTCCATGAGCTGTTTCTGGGGGACGCCGAGCGCCGCGGCGTTGCGGTCGACCGCGCCCATCCGTGCTGTCGTGATCATACCCGGGCTTCGGCCGGGCGGCCGTTGAAGATTGCGGACGACGGGGCGATACCCTGATTTCCGCGCGGACCAACGGGGAGGCGTGAACGTCTTCTGGCTCGACGAGGACCCGCGGCTCGCCGCGCGCTATCACTGCGACCAGCACGTGAACAAGATGCTGCTGGAGGCCGCCCAAGTGCTCTGTACGGCGGCGAGGGAGAACGGCTACGAGGCGGAGTTCCTCTATACGTCGACCCACACCGGCCACCCGATCACGAGATGGGCCGGCGAGTCGCGGGCCAACTGGCTGCGCCTGCGCGAGCACACGGCGGCGCTCAACGCCGAGTTCACGGAGCGCTACGGCCACGACGACGATCACGCCAGCTGGGCGGTGATCGAGCGGATCGACCCCGAGGCGATCGCGTTTCCCTCGACGGAGCCGACCCCGCGCCCGCAGGCGATGCCCGACGAGTACAGGCGCGAGGACCCCGTCGAGGCCTACCGGGCGTACTACGCGGGCGAGAAGGCCGCGTGGGGCGAGTGGAACCACACCGACGAGCCGCCGTGGCTCGCCGAACGGCTCCCCGAGTGACTCGCGGGCCGGTTCGATCCCGTGGTCCCGGCGCTACCGCCGGATCTCGAAGCCCTCGATCCCCTCGGGCTCGCCGTACTCGACCTCGACGTCCTCGACCTGCGCGGCCGAGGAGCCCTCGTGACACCAGCCGACCATCGCCTCGACGTCCTCCTCGCTCCCCTCGAAAACCGCCTCGACGCGGCCGTCGTCGAGGTTCTTCACCCAGCCCGAAACGCCGTGCTCGCGGGCGGTGTCGCGGGTGGTCGCGCGGTAGTAGACCCCCTGGACGGTGCCGGAGACGAGGACGTGTGCGCGCGTTCGGTTCGAACTCATGGTTTCGGATGTGCGTCCAGCGGTAAAAATTCCCACGACCGACTACGATCGCCGGGCACTGACCCGGCGTTTGAGCCCGCTGGCCCACTTCTCGAACTGCTCGGCGCCGCCGTTGATCCGCTCGCTCGCGTTGTAGAGGTGGGTGAGATACCAGGGTTTCCGCCAGTAGAGCGACTCGACCTCGAAGGGGATGCCGTCGGGATATCGCTCGCTCTCGTAGTTCCGGAGGAGCTCGCGGGTCATCCCGACGCCCTTCTCGGGGCTGCAGTCGGTCGCCGAGTAGTGTTTGATCGGGTGGGTGTACCACGAGTACTCCCAGTGGGCGTAGGCCTCGACGCTGTCGCCGACGTCGTGGAGGATGACGTGCAGCTGCCAGTCGGCGAGCGGGGACTCGCGCCAGGCCCACGAGCCGTCCGAGACGTTGCCGTCGACCCGGACCTTCAGCGACGAGACGACGTTCCGCCGGAAGCCCGCCGCCGCGAGCAGCTGTTCGAGTTCCGACTGGGGAAGGTCGATGGTCCCGACGTACTCCTCCTCGGTGTTGTCGGTCATCGCGTAGCCTCCGAACGCCCAGTTACAGAGCCGGTGGATCGGCGGCTTGACCGTCCTGCGGGCGCCGTTCAGGAGGTTCGGTGCTGAACCCATCGTCCGTAATTGGGGCTCGGCGCCTATAGCCTTTCATTCTCAGGGTGCCTCCGCCGTCCCGGCCGTCCGGAGGTGGTGGAAGACGTAGGTCTGTGCGTAGCCGGCGTACTCCCCGCCCAAACGCTCGCGGATCGCCCGCGAAGTCGCGGCGTAGGAGCCCCGGTCGCAGTCGGGGAAGTGGTCCTCGATCGCCGAGCGGATCCAGGTGTCGAGCGGGACGGCCTCCAGGTAGCCGAGCGAGAACAGCAGGACGCAGTCGGCGACTTTGTTCCCGACGCCGACGAACCGCGTCAGACTCTCGCGGGCGTCCTCGTAGTCCATGCCGAGCGCCTCCTCCGGGTGGGCCTCCCCCTCGGCGACCATCTCCGCCGTCTCCTTGACGTAGGGCGCGCGGTAGCCGAGCGAGCACTCGCGCAGTTCCTCGACGCTCGCGCCCGCGAGCTGTTCGGGCGTCGGGAACGCGTGGTAGGTCTCGCCCTCGATCTCGTGGGTAGTGCCGAAGCGCTCGGCCAGCGTTACCTGCATCCCGTGGATCCGCGAGACCCGCATCTGGGCCGAGCAGATGAAGGAGATCAGACACGGGAAGGCGGGATCGTCGACGATCCGCAGCCCGCGGTGGGCGGCGTACGCCTCGCGAAGGAGCGGGTCGTCGGGGCCGTTCGCGACGATCGCGTCGAGGTCGTCGTCGAGCCTGAGCAGTTCGCGCAGGTAGGGTTCGGCGTCGGTCGTCGCCTCCCACTCGAGGGCCGCTTCGGCCTGGCGCACCCGGAGGAACTCCCCGTCGACGATCGTGTAGTAGCGTCCGTCGGGGGCGTTCTCGTACATCCGGCCGTCCTCGCGGCGCCAGTGGTACGACTGGCCGCTCTCGAGCGTCGATCGGAGATCGAGGCCGCCCGGACACGCGTCGAGAGGGATCGCACCACGTTCCATGGATCGTCGGTCGGAGGGGGCGCGCTTGTGGGTTTCGACTCGCGGGCAACATTCATACCGCTGGCTCGTGATGTTCACAGTGACCATGGACTGTCGCGTTGTCGTCGAGGCTGCCGTCCCGGTGTACGACGTCTCTACACCCGACGAAGCCGTGCGGATCGCCATCTCCAAGACGGGCGAGATGCTCAACCCCGACCTCAACTACGTCGAGATCTCGATGGGAACGCGTACCTCCCCGAGCGGCGAGGAGCTCGAACCCGCCTTCATCGTCGCCGACGAGGCGCTCGTCGCCCTCGAGCTCGAGATGGACGTCTTCAACGTCGAGCGCGAGGAACACGCCTCGCG
The sequence above is a segment of the Halalkalicoccus tibetensis genome. Coding sequences within it:
- the hflX gene encoding GTPase HflX codes for the protein MNTVIVKRVDEGTADTSEIRDLARAAGYTVLDELTQTRTEDAATHIGEGKVTELARLVRRTGADTVIFDNRLGPYQIYNIGQEMPEDVEVIDRFTLILDIFGQRAQTRKAQLQVELAELRYELPRVDAKVSLSKREEHPGFMGLGEYDESRERDIKSQISRIKEELASIAKTEEQRREERRQSGFDLVALAGYTNAGKSTLLRQLAEDLAVDENEELHPDLDTTAESEDRLFTTLGTTTRRADMERDVLLTDTVGFISDLPHWLVESFRSTLDEVYRADLVLLVVDVNEPVEEIREKLVTCHDTLYERNEAPIVTVLNKTDAVSDEELAEKREALSALAPNPVAVSGKEGLNVAALEQRIAEELPPLQDERLVLPMTEDTMSVVSWLHDNARVEDVTYDADQVLVEFSARPDVIERSRAKAGELSMPESA
- a CDS encoding DNA-3-methyladenine glycosylase family protein, which gives rise to MERGAIPLDACPGGLDLRSTLESGQSYHWRREDGRMYENAPDGRYYTIVDGEFLRVRQAEAALEWEATTDAEPYLRELLRLDDDLDAIVANGPDDPLLREAYAAHRGLRIVDDPAFPCLISFICSAQMRVSRIHGMQVTLAERFGTTHEIEGETYHAFPTPEQLAGASVEELRECSLGYRAPYVKETAEMVAEGEAHPEEALGMDYEDARESLTRFVGVGNKVADCVLLFSLGYLEAVPLDTWIRSAIEDHFPDCDRGSYAATSRAIRERLGGEYAGYAQTYVFHHLRTAGTAEAP
- a CDS encoding DUF555 domain-containing protein yields the protein MDCRVVVEAAVPVYDVSTPDEAVRIAISKTGEMLNPDLNYVEISMGTRTSPSGEELEPAFIVADEALVALELEMDVFNVEREEHASRIARKEIGQRLRNIPLDVLTVEVLEDDEEEDGDDEGDEDRETTENASDDATDEEDDVLPEFDDLLE
- the moaC gene encoding cyclic pyranopterin monophosphate synthase MoaC translates to MSDPDEERDLTHVDESGEARMVDVGAKPDTARRAVAAGEIHLSESTIEAIRENDTKKGDVLATARVGAIQAVKHTWETIPMCHQIPITNIDTEFEVGEDRVELEVGVETTGKTGCEMEALEGVTTGLNVVWDMVKAAEKDEEGQYPGTRISDVRVVEKEKRVLE
- a CDS encoding acylphosphatase, translated to MSSNRTRAHVLVSGTVQGVYYRATTRDTAREHGVSGWVKNLDDGRVEAVFEGSEEDVEAMVGWCHEGSSAAQVEDVEVEYGEPEGIEGFEIRR
- a CDS encoding NAD(P)H-hydrate epimerase; the encoded protein is MITTARMGAVDRNAAALGVPQKQLMESSGNAVARVVREVASEGDSVTIVAGRGNNGGDALVAARFLDGYDLSIQLLGRPEAISTDIARENWEALEEAGYPCESVTDSAVLELGEPDVVVDAMLGTGISGELREPEASAARAINACDATVVSVDVPSGVDADTGDVPESAVEADRVVTFHDGKLGLAELDCEVRVEDIGIPAAAERYVGPGDLELGTPAPDAGTRVFVIGGGPYTGAPALSAQAALRAGAELSFLACPDSIGDVLAGYAEDLIVQAYDSDRLSPDEVDDLIETATKHDDVVVLGPGLGTADETLDAARTFLEEFEGPMVVDADALSIVPEVDTDATLVCTPNRKELAGMGGPELDDLEAGADEIEAFAADLGHVVMAKAEADVVSDGERTRISTRGTPGMVVGGTGDTLAGITAAFMGERDPLDAAAAAAYANGRAAERLEKGGGLLASDLLDELPGVIWGER